From the Streptomyces sp. Tu 2975 genome, one window contains:
- a CDS encoding NUDIX hydrolase, with product MSLDGPGAVPPLRKVSRLVLLDPQDRILLMHGYEPGDPSDDWWFTPGGGLEGDETREEAALRELAEETGITEVELGPVLWQRQCSFPFDGRRWDQDEWYFLARTTQTGTAPGGLTELEQRSVAGLRWWTSAELSAARETVYPTRLAELLRTLLDEGPPGAPVVLDTETVQDPSAAGAQ from the coding sequence GTGTCGCTTGACGGGCCGGGCGCCGTGCCCCCGCTCCGCAAGGTCTCCCGCCTCGTGCTGCTCGATCCGCAGGACCGGATCCTGCTCATGCACGGGTACGAGCCGGGAGACCCGTCCGACGACTGGTGGTTCACGCCGGGCGGCGGCCTCGAAGGCGACGAGACGAGGGAAGAGGCGGCGCTGCGGGAACTGGCCGAGGAGACCGGGATCACCGAGGTGGAACTGGGGCCGGTGCTGTGGCAGCGCCAGTGCTCCTTCCCGTTCGACGGCCGCCGCTGGGACCAGGACGAATGGTACTTCCTGGCGCGTACGACACAGACCGGGACCGCCCCCGGCGGGCTGACGGAGCTCGAGCAGCGGAGCGTCGCGGGCCTCAGATGGTGGACCTCCGCCGAACTGTCGGCGGCGCGTGAGACGGTGTATCCGACCAGGCTCGCCGAGCTGCTGCGCACGCTGCTCGACGAGGGACCCCCGGGTGCGCCGGTGGTCCTGGACACGGAAACCGTCCAGGACCCCAGTGCGGCTGGCGCACAATAG
- the proS gene encoding proline--tRNA ligase, whose product MAKAPVLTPQSEDFPRWYQDLINKAELADNGPVRGTMVIRPYGYGLWERMQQEMDARIKAAGAQNAYFPLFIPQSYLTREAEHVEGFAPELAVVTHGGGKELEEPVVVRPTSETIINDYFSKWVQSYRDLPLLINQWANVVRWEMRPRVFLRTTEFLWQEGHTAHATYEDARDYAAHIHRDVYADFMVNVLGIDVVLGRKTPRERFAGAINTLTLEGMMGDGKALQMGTSHELGTNFAKAFNTQYLSKEGSQELVWQTSWGTSTRMVGGLIMSHGDDNGLRVPPRLAAVQVVVMAIKGDEAVAKVREIGRQLSAAGLRVQVDDRVDTPFGRRAVDWELKGVPVRIEIGPRDLEAGTAMLARRIPGGKEPVGLDSLAALLPKILEDDQALLLEQSRSRRESRTSDVSTIEEAAEAAAAGGWARIPWATLGQEGEATLAEQAVSVRCLVAEDGSVPEADDAPGTVAIVARAY is encoded by the coding sequence ATGGCAAAGGCACCCGTTCTCACGCCCCAGTCGGAAGACTTCCCGCGCTGGTACCAGGACCTGATCAACAAGGCCGAACTGGCGGACAACGGCCCGGTGCGCGGCACCATGGTCATCCGACCGTACGGCTACGGCCTGTGGGAGCGGATGCAGCAGGAGATGGACGCCCGCATCAAGGCCGCGGGCGCTCAGAACGCCTACTTCCCGCTCTTCATCCCCCAGTCTTACCTGACTCGCGAGGCTGAGCACGTCGAGGGCTTCGCGCCCGAACTCGCGGTGGTCACGCACGGCGGGGGCAAGGAGCTCGAGGAGCCGGTCGTGGTGCGCCCCACGTCGGAGACGATCATCAACGACTACTTCTCCAAATGGGTGCAGAGCTACCGGGATCTGCCGCTGCTGATCAACCAGTGGGCCAACGTGGTCCGTTGGGAGATGCGCCCCCGGGTCTTCCTGCGGACGACCGAGTTCCTCTGGCAGGAGGGGCACACCGCCCACGCCACCTACGAGGACGCCAGGGACTACGCCGCCCACATCCACCGCGACGTCTACGCGGATTTCATGGTCAACGTCCTCGGCATCGACGTGGTGCTCGGCCGTAAGACGCCCAGGGAGCGGTTCGCCGGAGCCATCAACACCCTCACCCTGGAAGGGATGATGGGCGACGGCAAGGCCCTCCAGATGGGTACGAGCCATGAGCTCGGCACCAACTTCGCCAAGGCGTTCAACACCCAGTACCTGTCGAAGGAGGGTTCGCAGGAACTGGTCTGGCAGACCTCCTGGGGCACCTCCACCCGCATGGTGGGCGGACTGATCATGTCCCACGGTGACGACAACGGCCTGCGCGTCCCGCCGCGGCTCGCTGCCGTCCAGGTCGTCGTCATGGCCATCAAGGGCGACGAGGCTGTCGCCAAGGTGCGCGAGATCGGCCGGCAGCTCTCGGCCGCCGGCCTGCGGGTCCAGGTCGACGACCGGGTGGACACCCCCTTCGGCCGCCGTGCCGTCGACTGGGAGCTCAAGGGCGTGCCGGTGCGGATCGAGATCGGGCCGAGGGACCTCGAAGCGGGCACCGCGATGCTGGCCCGTCGCATCCCGGGGGGCAAGGAGCCGGTGGGCCTCGACTCGCTCGCCGCCCTGCTGCCGAAGATCCTGGAGGACGACCAGGCGCTGCTGCTCGAGCAGTCCCGGTCGCGCCGTGAGTCGCGCACGAGTGACGTCAGCACCATCGAGGAGGCCGCGGAAGCGGCGGCCGCCGGCGGATGGGCCCGCATTCCGTGGGCGACGCTGGGGCAGGAGGGCGAGGCCACGCTGGCGGAGCAGGCGGTCTCGGTGCGCTGCCTCGTGGCCGAGGACGGGTCGGTGCCCGAGGCGGACGACGCACCCGGTACTGTCGCGATCGTGGCCCGGGCGTACTGA
- the rimM gene encoding ribosome maturation factor RimM (Essential for efficient processing of 16S rRNA) → MQLVVGRIGRAHGIKGEVTVEVRTDEPELRLGPGAVLATDPATAGPLTIETGRVHSGRLLLRFEGVKDRNAAEALRNTLLIAEVDPEELPEEPDEYYDHQLMDLDVVLEDGTEIGRITEISHLPSQDLFIVERPDGSEVMIPFVQEIVAEIDLEEQRAVITPPRGLIDDGEAEVASARDAAEDGS, encoded by the coding sequence GTGCAGCTGGTAGTCGGACGGATCGGCCGGGCCCACGGCATCAAGGGCGAGGTCACCGTCGAGGTGCGCACGGACGAGCCGGAACTGCGGCTCGGACCGGGCGCCGTGCTGGCCACGGACCCGGCGACCGCCGGACCGCTGACCATCGAGACCGGCAGGGTGCACAGCGGCCGGCTGCTGCTGCGCTTCGAGGGCGTGAAGGACCGCAACGCCGCGGAGGCGCTGCGCAACACGCTGCTGATCGCCGAGGTGGACCCGGAGGAGCTCCCCGAGGAGCCCGACGAGTACTACGACCACCAGCTGATGGACCTGGACGTGGTGCTCGAGGACGGCACGGAGATCGGCCGGATCACCGAGATCAGCCATCTGCCCTCGCAGGACCTGTTCATCGTCGAACGGCCCGACGGCAGCGAGGTGATGATCCCGTTCGTCCAGGAGATCGTCGCCGAGATCGACCTGGAGGAGCAGCGGGCGGTGATCACCCCGCCGCGTGGGCTGATCGACGACGGCGAGGCCGAGGTCGCCTCCGCGCGTGACGCCGCGGAGGACGGGTCCTGA
- a CDS encoding YifB family Mg chelatase-like AAA ATPase produces MGFARACSVALVGVEGVVVEVQADLEPGVAAFTLVGLPDKSLVESRDRVRAAVVNSGAEWPQKKLTVGLSPASVPKGGSGFDLAVAVAVLGAAERIDPRQIADLVLIGELGLDGRVRPVRGVLPAVLAAAEAGYEQVVVPEQTAGEASLVPGISVLGVRSLRQLIAVLADEPVPDDEAVEEGRPDPMLAGLLVPGAGVGTGLATDPAGGPDLADVAGQHTARTALEVAAAGGHHLLLSGPPGAGKTMLAERLPGVLPPLTRRESLEVTAVHSVAGLLPPGQPLVRTPPYCAPHHSATMQSLVGGGNGLPKPGAVSLAHRGLLFLDEAPEFSGKALDALRQPLESGHVVVARSGGVVRLPARFLMMLAANPCPCGRHTLHGAGCDCPASAIRRYQARLSGPLLDRVDLRIEVEPVSRSDLLGQGGRGDSTAVVADRVREARARAAARLDGTPWSVNSEVPGHELRTRWTVSSGALAAAERDVDRGLLTARGLDRVLRVAWTVADLAGRDRPEASDVALALELRTGIARGVPAGAVAGIGGRP; encoded by the coding sequence ATGGGATTCGCACGCGCGTGTTCCGTGGCCCTGGTCGGCGTCGAGGGCGTGGTGGTCGAGGTCCAGGCGGATCTGGAGCCGGGGGTCGCCGCGTTCACGCTCGTCGGGCTCCCGGACAAGAGCCTGGTGGAGAGCCGGGACCGGGTGAGGGCGGCCGTGGTGAACTCGGGCGCGGAGTGGCCGCAGAAGAAGCTCACCGTGGGGCTCAGCCCGGCGTCGGTGCCCAAGGGCGGGAGCGGCTTCGACCTCGCCGTGGCCGTCGCCGTGCTCGGCGCCGCCGAGCGGATCGACCCGCGGCAGATCGCCGACCTGGTGCTCATCGGGGAGCTGGGGCTCGACGGCCGGGTCAGACCGGTACGAGGAGTGCTCCCCGCAGTGCTCGCCGCGGCCGAGGCCGGGTACGAACAGGTCGTCGTGCCCGAGCAGACAGCCGGTGAGGCGTCACTCGTACCGGGGATCTCGGTCCTCGGCGTGCGGAGCCTGCGACAGCTGATCGCGGTGCTCGCCGACGAGCCGGTGCCGGACGACGAGGCCGTCGAGGAAGGCAGACCCGACCCCATGCTGGCCGGACTGCTGGTGCCGGGCGCGGGCGTCGGCACGGGCCTTGCCACGGACCCGGCAGGCGGACCGGACCTGGCCGATGTCGCGGGTCAGCACACGGCACGCACGGCTCTCGAGGTCGCGGCGGCAGGCGGACACCATCTGCTGCTCTCCGGCCCGCCGGGTGCCGGAAAGACCATGCTCGCCGAGCGGCTGCCCGGTGTGCTGCCGCCGCTGACCCGTCGGGAATCCCTCGAAGTCACGGCGGTGCACTCGGTGGCGGGCCTGCTGCCGCCGGGCCAGCCGCTGGTGCGGACGCCCCCGTACTGCGCACCGCACCATTCGGCGACCATGCAGTCGCTCGTCGGTGGCGGGAACGGCCTGCCGAAGCCCGGAGCCGTCTCCCTGGCGCACCGTGGACTGCTCTTTCTCGACGAGGCGCCGGAGTTCTCCGGCAAGGCGCTGGACGCCCTGCGGCAACCCTTGGAGTCGGGCCATGTCGTCGTCGCCAGGAGCGGGGGAGTGGTGCGTCTGCCGGCCCGATTCCTGATGATGCTGGCCGCCAACCCGTGCCCCTGCGGGCGGCACACCCTGCACGGTGCCGGATGCGACTGCCCCGCGTCGGCGATCCGGCGGTACCAGGCCCGGCTCTCGGGCCCGCTGCTGGACCGGGTCGACCTGCGCATCGAGGTCGAGCCGGTGAGCCGGTCCGACCTGCTCGGCCAGGGCGGCCGCGGAGACTCCACAGCGGTGGTGGCCGACCGGGTGCGCGAGGCCAGGGCCCGTGCGGCGGCCCGGCTGGACGGCACACCGTGGTCCGTCAACAGCGAGGTCCCCGGCCACGAACTGCGGACCCGCTGGACGGTCTCTTCCGGGGCGCTGGCGGCGGCGGAGCGGGACGTGGACCGTGGTCTGCTCACGGCACGCGGTCTGGACCGGGTGCTGAGAGTCGCCTGGACCGTCGCGGACCTCGCCGGCCGGGACCGGCCGGAGGCGTCCGACGTCGCACTGGCCCTCGAGCTGCGGACCGGGATCGCGAGGGGCGTACCGGCAGGGGCCGTCGCGGGGATCGGAGGCCGGCCATGA
- a CDS encoding RNA-binding protein produces MLEEALEHLVKGIVDNPDDVQVASRNLRRGRVLEVRVHPDDLGKVIGRNGRTARALRTVVGAIGGRGIRVDLVDVDQVS; encoded by the coding sequence ATGCTCGAGGAGGCTCTCGAGCACCTCGTGAAGGGCATCGTCGACAACCCGGACGATGTGCAGGTGGCTTCCCGCAACCTGCGCCGCGGGCGTGTGCTCGAGGTCCGGGTCCACCCCGACGACCTCGGTAAGGTGATCGGCCGCAACGGCCGCACCGCGCGCGCCCTGCGCACCGTCGTGGGCGCCATCGGCGGCCGTGGCATCCGCGTCGACCTCGTCGACGTGGACCAGGTCAGCTGA
- the lepB gene encoding signal peptidase I, with protein MGGTGRDDDGRGRLGNALSGLAVAVGCVLFLGGFVWGALVYQPYTVPTASMAPTVEAGDRVLAERIDGADVRRGDVVVFRDKLWGDMPMIKRVVGVGGDEIACCADNGRLTVNGKAIEEPYLLQNDGPASQKFTASVPEGQLFLLGDERMGSLDSRSHLQDPGHGSVPRSAVSARVDAVAWPLDGGLVERPAGFEALPGGVSQPGPVKLMLGAVVAGVVLIFGGAAYGPVAGRLGRSRRAGREASRVA; from the coding sequence ATGGGCGGAACGGGACGAGACGACGACGGCCGCGGCCGGCTCGGCAATGCGCTGTCGGGGCTGGCCGTGGCCGTCGGCTGTGTGCTCTTCCTCGGCGGTTTCGTGTGGGGCGCCCTCGTCTACCAGCCGTACACGGTGCCGACCGCTTCGATGGCGCCGACCGTGGAGGCGGGCGACCGGGTGCTCGCGGAGCGCATCGACGGCGCGGACGTGCGCCGCGGTGACGTCGTGGTCTTCCGCGACAAACTGTGGGGCGACATGCCCATGATCAAGCGTGTGGTGGGCGTCGGCGGCGACGAGATCGCCTGCTGCGCGGACAACGGCCGGCTGACCGTGAACGGCAAGGCCATCGAGGAACCGTATCTGCTCCAGAACGACGGGCCCGCGTCGCAGAAGTTCACCGCGAGCGTGCCCGAAGGGCAGCTGTTCCTGCTCGGCGACGAGCGGATGGGTTCACTCGACTCGCGGTCCCACCTCCAGGACCCCGGCCACGGCTCGGTCCCGCGTTCCGCCGTCTCCGCCCGGGTGGACGCCGTGGCGTGGCCGCTCGACGGCGGTCTGGTCGAACGGCCCGCAGGGTTCGAGGCACTGCCGGGCGGAGTGTCGCAGCCCGGACCGGTGAAACTCATGCTCGGCGCGGTGGTCGCGGGCGTCGTTCTGATCTTCGGCGGGGCCGCCTACGGGCCGGTGGCGGGTCGTCTCGGCCGCAGTCGGCGCGCCGGCAGGGAGGCCTCCCGTGTCGCTTGA
- the lepB gene encoding signal peptidase I, whose protein sequence is MDTEAQHTERDRSSTPADGVEEEGSRSARRYGGRRRSPMSLRTAGVIGGACAVFVLLLSHFVVQPFQIPSGSMEPTLQVGDRVLVNKLAYRFGTEPRRGDVVVFDGTGSFVPEGVTENPVSSVVREGLAALGLAEPAETDFVKRVVGVGGDRVVCCDKGGRVQVNGVPVDERYLHPDGGPSEVAFDIVVPEATLWVMGDHRSNSRDSRDHLGQPGGGMVPVDMVVGRADWIGWPVGRWSGIDPTGAFSGVPDAPPGGAHG, encoded by the coding sequence ATGGACACCGAAGCACAGCACACGGAGCGCGACCGCTCTTCCACCCCCGCGGACGGGGTCGAGGAAGAGGGGTCGCGCTCCGCGCGTCGTTACGGCGGGCGCCGCCGCTCGCCGATGTCCCTTCGCACGGCGGGAGTGATCGGAGGGGCCTGCGCCGTCTTCGTACTGCTGCTGAGTCACTTCGTGGTGCAGCCCTTCCAGATCCCCAGCGGCTCCATGGAGCCCACCCTTCAGGTCGGGGACCGGGTGCTGGTGAACAAGCTGGCGTACCGTTTCGGTACGGAGCCCCGACGTGGAGACGTGGTCGTCTTCGACGGCACGGGCTCGTTCGTACCGGAGGGAGTGACTGAAAACCCGGTCAGTTCCGTAGTACGAGAGGGGCTCGCCGCACTCGGACTCGCCGAGCCCGCCGAGACGGATTTCGTCAAGCGGGTGGTGGGCGTGGGCGGTGACCGGGTGGTCTGCTGCGACAAGGGGGGCAGGGTCCAGGTGAACGGCGTACCGGTCGACGAGAGATATCTGCACCCCGACGGCGGGCCCTCCGAGGTGGCCTTCGACATCGTCGTTCCCGAGGCGACCCTCTGGGTCATGGGGGACCACCGCAGCAACTCACGCGACTCCCGGGACCACCTGGGGCAGCCCGGCGGCGGCATGGTGCCCGTCGACATGGTCGTCGGAAGAGCGGACTGGATCGGCTGGCCGGTCGGCCGCTGGTCGGGGATCGACCCGACGGGGGCGTTCTCCGGCGTGCCCGACGCGCCTCCCGGCGGCGCCCATGGGTAA
- the lepB gene encoding signal peptidase I, with amino-acid sequence MAVGARSGHDDPEERKGSPETPSDMTDDSATATGDGGDSSEGSGTDRKKQKSFWKELPLLVGIALLLALLIKTFLVQAFSIPSDSMMNTLQRGDRVLVDKLTPWFGSEPERGEVVVFHDPGGWLEGEPTPEPNAVQKFLSFIGLMPSAEEKDLIKRTIAVGGDTVECKKGGPVKVNGKALDERDYIYPGSSACDDMPFGPFKVPDDKIWVMGDNRQNSQDSRYHMEDVNRGFVPVEKVVGRAVVVAWPLDRWSTLPVPGTFDQPGIDAAAAALPAAAPAALGLAGALPVALWRRRLTGRRTAG; translated from the coding sequence GTGGCGGTCGGCGCACGGTCCGGGCACGACGATCCCGAGGAGCGGAAAGGCTCTCCTGAGACGCCCTCGGACATGACGGACGACTCGGCGACGGCGACCGGCGACGGCGGCGATTCCTCGGAGGGCAGCGGTACGGATCGGAAGAAGCAGAAGTCCTTCTGGAAGGAACTGCCGCTCCTGGTCGGTATCGCCCTTCTACTGGCGCTGCTGATCAAGACGTTTCTGGTGCAGGCGTTCTCCATTCCGTCGGACTCGATGATGAACACCCTCCAGCGCGGCGACCGTGTCCTGGTGGACAAGCTCACCCCGTGGTTCGGGTCGGAGCCCGAGCGCGGCGAGGTGGTTGTCTTCCACGATCCGGGCGGCTGGCTCGAGGGCGAGCCCACGCCGGAACCGAACGCCGTGCAGAAGTTCCTCAGCTTCATCGGGCTGATGCCGTCCGCGGAGGAGAAGGACCTCATCAAGCGGACGATCGCGGTCGGCGGCGACACGGTGGAGTGCAAGAAGGGCGGCCCGGTCAAGGTCAACGGCAAGGCCCTCGACGAGCGGGACTACATCTACCCGGGCAGCAGTGCCTGCGACGACATGCCGTTCGGGCCGTTCAAGGTGCCGGACGACAAGATCTGGGTGATGGGCGACAACCGCCAGAACTCCCAGGACTCCCGCTACCACATGGAGGACGTGAACCGCGGGTTCGTCCCGGTCGAGAAGGTCGTGGGACGCGCCGTGGTGGTCGCCTGGCCGCTGGACCGCTGGTCCACCCTCCCCGTGCCGGGCACCTTCGACCAGCCCGGGATCGACGCGGCCGCCGCCGCGCTGCCCGCCGCGGCCCCCGCGGCGCTCGGGCTGGCCGGTGCGCTGCCGGTCGCGCTGTGGCGCAGGAGGCTGACCGGCAGGCGTACCGCCGGGTAG
- a CDS encoding methyltransferase domain-containing protein yields the protein MTPTLVQHRPHKASATSAEAGTRARDWAEIQERMLVPLYEAVYERLEVGAGSRLLALGCGSGLALLIARTRGATVTGVDTDSDRLALARERMDGSPTARLVDGGPGDAGPARPGYNLITAFQPIGCSTGDAEDLEQALKDAAGLTERRSLVVLTGWGPPERCATSGVLRVAGERRRSAHRDALEDIAARAGLNPDGSGRVACPFGYADVDSAVRGLMSTGLYDAAVRETDQAQVGKEIAEALHDHRRPDGTVWMPNVFRYLIARTP from the coding sequence ATGACACCTACGCTCGTCCAGCACCGACCCCACAAGGCGTCGGCGACCTCTGCGGAAGCCGGTACACGGGCCCGGGACTGGGCCGAGATCCAGGAACGCATGCTCGTGCCGCTCTACGAAGCGGTCTACGAACGCCTCGAGGTGGGCGCCGGTTCACGGCTGCTGGCCCTGGGGTGCGGCTCCGGCCTCGCCCTGCTGATCGCCAGGACCCGCGGTGCCACGGTGACGGGCGTCGACACCGACAGCGACCGTCTCGCCCTCGCCCGGGAACGGATGGACGGCAGTCCTACGGCCAGGCTGGTCGACGGCGGACCGGGCGACGCGGGTCCCGCCCGCCCCGGCTACAACCTCATCACCGCTTTTCAGCCGATCGGGTGCAGCACGGGCGACGCGGAGGACCTGGAACAGGCGCTCAAGGACGCGGCCGGTCTCACGGAGCGCAGGAGCCTCGTGGTACTCACCGGTTGGGGTCCGCCGGAGCGGTGCGCCACGTCCGGGGTGCTGAGGGTGGCCGGGGAGCGCCGGCGTTCCGCCCACCGCGACGCCCTGGAGGACATCGCCGCGCGTGCGGGCCTGAACCCGGACGGCTCGGGCCGGGTGGCCTGCCCGTTCGGTTACGCGGACGTGGACAGCGCGGTGCGGGGCCTGATGTCGACCGGCCTCTACGACGCGGCCGTGCGCGAGACCGACCAGGCACAGGTCGGGAAGGAGATCGCGGAGGCACTCCACGACCACCGGCGGCCGGACGGGACGGTCTGGATGCCCAACGTGTTCCGTTATCTGATCGCCCGGACGCCCTGA
- a CDS encoding YraN family protein, with protein MNATGALGRYGEDLAARLLTRSGMRLLARNWRCGRAGEIDIVARDGDTVVVCEVKTRRVGGYEHPMAAITPVKAVRLRRLAECWLERHGGAPPGGVRIDLVGVLLPRRGAAVVEHARGVA; from the coding sequence ATGAACGCGACGGGGGCACTGGGACGGTACGGAGAGGACCTGGCGGCGAGGCTGCTCACCAGGTCCGGCATGCGGCTGCTGGCGAGGAACTGGCGCTGCGGGCGGGCCGGGGAGATCGACATCGTCGCCCGCGACGGCGACACGGTCGTCGTCTGTGAGGTCAAGACCCGCAGGGTCGGCGGGTACGAGCATCCGATGGCCGCGATCACACCGGTCAAGGCGGTGCGGCTGCGGCGGCTCGCCGAGTGCTGGCTGGAGCGGCACGGTGGCGCACCGCCGGGCGGCGTGCGCATCGACCTCGTCGGCGTGCTGCTGCCCAGGCGCGGCGCCGCGGTCGTCGAGCACGCCCGCGGGGTGGCCTGA
- the rplS gene encoding 50S ribosomal protein L19, translated as MAHLLDSVNSASLRSDVPAFRPGDTVNVHVRVIEGNRSRIQQFKGVVIRRQGAGVSETFTVRKVSFSVGVERTFPVHSPIFEKIELVTRGDVRRAKLYYLRELRGKAAKIKEKRDN; from the coding sequence ATGGCTCACCTGCTCGACAGCGTCAACTCGGCTTCGCTGCGCAGCGACGTCCCGGCCTTCCGTCCCGGTGACACCGTGAACGTCCACGTTCGCGTCATCGAGGGCAACCGCTCCCGTATCCAGCAGTTCAAGGGCGTCGTCATCCGCCGCCAGGGCGCGGGCGTGAGCGAGACCTTCACGGTCCGCAAGGTCTCCTTCTCCGTCGGCGTCGAGCGCACCTTCCCGGTGCACAGCCCGATCTTCGAGAAGATCGAGCTCGTCACCCGCGGTGACGTCCGTCGCGCCAAGCTGTACTACCTCCGTGAGCTGCGCGGCAAGGCCGCGAAGATCAAGGAGAAGCGCGACAACTGA
- a CDS encoding DUF2469 domain-containing protein translates to MSAEDLEKYETEMELKLYREYRDVVGLFKYVIETERRFYLTNDYEMQVHSVQGEVFFEVSMADAWVWDMYRPARFVKQVRVLTFKDVNIEELNKSDLELPGS, encoded by the coding sequence ATGAGCGCCGAGGACCTCGAGAAGTACGAGACCGAGATGGAGCTGAAGCTCTACCGGGAGTACCGAGACGTCGTCGGGCTGTTCAAATACGTGATCGAGACCGAGCGTCGCTTCTACCTCACCAACGACTACGAAATGCAGGTGCACTCGGTCCAGGGCGAGGTCTTCTTCGAGGTCTCGATGGCGGACGCCTGGGTGTGGGACATGTACCGCCCGGCGAGGTTCGTGAAGCAGGTGCGAGTGCTCACCTTCAAGGACGTGAACATCGAGGAGCTGAACAAGAGCGACCTCGAGCTTCCCGGAAGCTGA
- the trmD gene encoding tRNA (guanosine(37)-N1)-methyltransferase TrmD: MRLDVVTIFPEYLEPLNVSLVGKARARGQLGVHVHDLRDWTYDRHNTVDDTPYGGGPGMVMKTEPWGDALDDIVASGYEAGAHDPVLVVPTPSGRPFTQEVAVELSERPWLIFTPARYEGIDRRVIDEYATRMPVHEVSIGDYVLAGGEAAVLVITEAVARLLPGVLGNAESHRDDSFAPGAMANLLEGPVYTKPPTWRGRAIPDVLVSGHHGKIARWRRDQALCRTARNRPDLIERCDPAAFDKKDRETLSILGWAPEPGGRFWRRPEAVEE, translated from the coding sequence ATGCGGCTCGACGTCGTCACGATCTTTCCCGAGTACCTCGAACCGCTGAACGTCTCCCTGGTCGGCAAGGCCCGCGCCCGCGGGCAGCTCGGCGTCCACGTCCATGATCTGCGCGACTGGACGTACGACCGGCACAACACCGTCGACGACACCCCGTACGGCGGTGGCCCCGGCATGGTCATGAAGACCGAGCCCTGGGGCGACGCCCTCGACGACATCGTGGCGAGCGGCTACGAGGCGGGCGCCCACGACCCCGTGCTCGTGGTGCCCACTCCGAGCGGCCGGCCGTTCACGCAGGAGGTCGCCGTCGAGCTCTCCGAACGTCCGTGGCTGATCTTCACCCCCGCGCGGTACGAGGGCATCGACCGTCGGGTCATCGACGAGTACGCGACCCGGATGCCGGTCCACGAGGTATCCATCGGCGACTACGTGCTGGCCGGCGGTGAGGCGGCCGTGCTGGTGATCACCGAGGCCGTCGCCCGGCTGCTTCCCGGCGTCCTCGGCAACGCCGAATCCCACCGGGACGACTCCTTCGCGCCCGGCGCGATGGCGAACCTGCTCGAGGGCCCCGTCTACACCAAGCCCCCGACCTGGCGCGGACGCGCGATTCCCGACGTGCTGGTCAGCGGCCACCACGGGAAGATCGCACGCTGGCGGCGGGACCAGGCGCTCTGCCGAACGGCCCGCAACAGGCCCGACCTGATCGAGCGTTGCGACCCCGCGGCGTTCGACAAGAAGGACCGCGAGACCCTCTCCATCCTCGGCTGGGCACCCGAGCCCGGCGGCCGATTTTGGCGCAGACCCGAGGCCGTGGAAGAATAA